A genomic window from Diospyros lotus cultivar Yz01 chromosome 2, ASM1463336v1, whole genome shotgun sequence includes:
- the LOC127795140 gene encoding uncharacterized protein LOC127795140 isoform X1, which produces MMGGGGGVEMEIKVSEEEEVEEEEKMVKIGSYGGTVRKIWSSSTSSSSSSANYAAAEETMLLWGIQQPTLSIPNAFVSHSSLQLHLDACGRSLSLLQSPSSLGTPGVTGAVVWDSGVVLGKFLEHAVESGTTILQGKKVVELGSGCGLVGSIAALLGAEVILTDLPDRLRLLKKNIETNLYGDVRGSAVVSELIWGEEPDAQLIEPLPNYVSFLSWTKQVLGSDVIYSEEAVMDLLATLLELCGNQTTIILAGELRNDAVLEYFIECALEEFTIGRVDQSQWHPDYCSPRVVLYVLVKK; this is translated from the exons ATGatgggcggcggcggcggagttGAGATGGAAATTAAGGTTTCCGAGGAGGAGGAGgtcgaggaggaggagaagatggTGAAGATTGGATCTTACGGAGGGACGGTGAGAAAGATATGGTCATCATccacatcttcttcttcttctagtgcAAATTATGCAGCAGCCGAGGAGACCATGCTTCTGTGGGGAATTCAACAGCCTACACTCTCCATCCCCAACGCATTCGTATCCCACTCCTCTCTCCAACTCCACCTCGACGCTTGCGGccgctctctctccctccttcaaTCCCCTTCTTCCTTG ggGACTCCCGGAGTAACTGGAGCAGTGGTTTGGGACAGCGGGGTTGTACTAGGAAAGTTCTTAGAGCATGCTGTGGAATCAGGGACAACGATTCTTCAAGGAAAGAAAGTTGTTGAATTGGGATCGGGCTGTGGATTAGTTGG TTCAATTGCTGCTCTTTTGGGTGCTGAAGTTATTCTTACTGATTTGCCGGATAGATTGAGGCTACTGAAAAAGAACATTGAAACTAATCTGTATGGAGATGTCCGTGGTTCTGCAGTAGTGAGTGAACTCATTTGGGGAGAGGAGCCCGATGCGCAGCTGATTGAACCGTTACCCAATTATG ttTCGTTCTTATCTTGGACAAAACAAGTATTGGGTTCGGATGTAATTTATAGTGAAGAAGCTGTGATGGACTTGTTGGCCACTCTACTAGAACTTTGCGGGAATCAAACGACGATTATTTTGGCAGGAGAACTTCGAAATG ATGCTGTTCTTGAATACTTTATAGAATGTGCATTGGAGGAATTTACCATTGGACGTGTGGACCAGTCACAATGGCATCCAGATTATTGCAGTCCACGAGTTGTGCTATACGTTTTGGTGAAGAAGTAA
- the LOC127795140 gene encoding uncharacterized protein LOC127795140 isoform X3 codes for MMGGGGGVEMEIKVSEEEEVEEEEKMVKIGSYGGTVRKIWSSSTSSSSSSANYAAAEETMLLWGIQQPTLSIPNAFVSHSSLQLHLDACGRSLSLLQSPSSLGTPGVTGAVVWDSGVVLGKFLEHAVESGTTILQGKKVVELGSGCGLVGSIAALLGAEVILTDLPDRLRLLKKNIETNLYGDVRGSAVVSELIWGEEPDAQLIEPLPNYGNRCKCS; via the exons ATGatgggcggcggcggcggagttGAGATGGAAATTAAGGTTTCCGAGGAGGAGGAGgtcgaggaggaggagaagatggTGAAGATTGGATCTTACGGAGGGACGGTGAGAAAGATATGGTCATCATccacatcttcttcttcttctagtgcAAATTATGCAGCAGCCGAGGAGACCATGCTTCTGTGGGGAATTCAACAGCCTACACTCTCCATCCCCAACGCATTCGTATCCCACTCCTCTCTCCAACTCCACCTCGACGCTTGCGGccgctctctctccctccttcaaTCCCCTTCTTCCTTG ggGACTCCCGGAGTAACTGGAGCAGTGGTTTGGGACAGCGGGGTTGTACTAGGAAAGTTCTTAGAGCATGCTGTGGAATCAGGGACAACGATTCTTCAAGGAAAGAAAGTTGTTGAATTGGGATCGGGCTGTGGATTAGTTGG TTCAATTGCTGCTCTTTTGGGTGCTGAAGTTATTCTTACTGATTTGCCGGATAGATTGAGGCTACTGAAAAAGAACATTGAAACTAATCTGTATGGAGATGTCCGTGGTTCTGCAGTAGTGAGTGAACTCATTTGGGGAGAGGAGCCCGATGCGCAGCTGATTGAACCGTTACCCAATTATG GTAATAGATGCAAATGCAGTTGA
- the LOC127795140 gene encoding uncharacterized protein LOC127795140 isoform X2: protein MMGGGGGVEMEIKVSEEEEVEEEEKMVKIGSYGGTVRKIWSSSTSSSSSSANYAAAEETMLLWGIQQPTLSIPNAFVSHSSLQLHLDACGRSLSLLQSPSSLGTPGVTGAVVWDSGVVLGKFLEHAVESGTTILQGKKVVELGSGCGLVGSIAALLGAEVILTDLPDRLRLLKKNIETNLYGDVRGSAVVSELIWGEEPDAQLIEPLPNYVLGSDVIYSEEAVMDLLATLLELCGNQTTIILAGELRNDAVLEYFIECALEEFTIGRVDQSQWHPDYCSPRVVLYVLVKK from the exons ATGatgggcggcggcggcggagttGAGATGGAAATTAAGGTTTCCGAGGAGGAGGAGgtcgaggaggaggagaagatggTGAAGATTGGATCTTACGGAGGGACGGTGAGAAAGATATGGTCATCATccacatcttcttcttcttctagtgcAAATTATGCAGCAGCCGAGGAGACCATGCTTCTGTGGGGAATTCAACAGCCTACACTCTCCATCCCCAACGCATTCGTATCCCACTCCTCTCTCCAACTCCACCTCGACGCTTGCGGccgctctctctccctccttcaaTCCCCTTCTTCCTTG ggGACTCCCGGAGTAACTGGAGCAGTGGTTTGGGACAGCGGGGTTGTACTAGGAAAGTTCTTAGAGCATGCTGTGGAATCAGGGACAACGATTCTTCAAGGAAAGAAAGTTGTTGAATTGGGATCGGGCTGTGGATTAGTTGG TTCAATTGCTGCTCTTTTGGGTGCTGAAGTTATTCTTACTGATTTGCCGGATAGATTGAGGCTACTGAAAAAGAACATTGAAACTAATCTGTATGGAGATGTCCGTGGTTCTGCAGTAGTGAGTGAACTCATTTGGGGAGAGGAGCCCGATGCGCAGCTGATTGAACCGTTACCCAATTATG TATTGGGTTCGGATGTAATTTATAGTGAAGAAGCTGTGATGGACTTGTTGGCCACTCTACTAGAACTTTGCGGGAATCAAACGACGATTATTTTGGCAGGAGAACTTCGAAATG ATGCTGTTCTTGAATACTTTATAGAATGTGCATTGGAGGAATTTACCATTGGACGTGTGGACCAGTCACAATGGCATCCAGATTATTGCAGTCCACGAGTTGTGCTATACGTTTTGGTGAAGAAGTAA
- the LOC127795138 gene encoding alcohol dehydrogenase-like 6 isoform X1 gives MSSSSSSSSSSAKHPAPAPAPARAPGVITCKAAVAWGAGEALVMEEVEVSPAHPMEIRVKVVCTSLCRSDLTAWQSQAPTPIFPRIFGHEASGIVESVGEGVTEFEEGDHVLTLFTGECMRCRQCTSGKSNICQVLGLERRGLMHSDQGVRFSVKGRPIYHYCAVSSFSEYTVVHSGCAVKVSSIAPLDKICLLSCGVAAGLGAAWKVADVAGGSTVVIFGLGTVGLAVAQGAKLKGASRIIGVDTNPEKSEKAKLFGVTEFINPNLYDEPIQQVVKRITDGGADYSFECIGDTGMITAALQSCCDGWGLTVTLGVPKVKPEITAHYALFLTGRTLRGSLFGGWKPKSDLPLLVDMYLRKEIQIDEFITHNLPFEEINRAFDLMREGKCLRCVIHMPK, from the exons ATGTCCTCGTCTTCTTCGTCGTCGTCTTCTTCAGCTAAACATCCTGCTCCTGCTCCTGCTCCTGCTCGAGCTCCAGGGGTCATTACCTGTAAAG cggCGGTGGCATGGGGAGCTGGCGAGGCATTGGTAATGGAGGAGGTGGAAGTCAGCCCAGCTCACCCAATGGAGATACGAGTGAAGGTGGTTTGCACCTCCCTCTGTCGCAGTGATCTCACTGCTTGGCAATCtcag GCACCTACACCAATATTTCCTCGGATTTTTGGCCACGAAGCATCAGG GATCGTTGAGAGCGTTGGGGAAGGAGTGACTGAATTTGAAGAGGGAGATCATGTGCTTACACTATTTACAGGAGAATGCATGAGATGCAGACAGTGTACCTCAGGTAAAAGCAACATCTGCCAAGTACTGGGATTGGAAAGGAGAGGCTTAATGCACAGTGATCAAGGCGTGCGCTTCTCAGTAAAAGGGAGGCCCATCTATCATTATTGTGCAGTTTCAAGTTTCAGTGAGTATACAGTTGTGCATTCTGGATGTGCTGTCAAAGTCAGTTCAATTGCACCTCTGGACAAAATATGCCTTCTTAGCTGTGGGGTTGCTGCAG GTCTGGGTGCAGCGTGGAAGGTTGCTGATGTAGCTGGAGGTTCAACAGTTGTCATTTTCGGTCTTGGAACTGTTGGCCTTGCT gTTGCACAAGGTGCTAAACTAAAGGGAGCATCTAGAATAATTGGAGTGGATACTAATCCTGAAAAGAGTGAAAAAG CAAAGCTTTTCGGGGTAACAGAATTCATCAATCCAAATCTGTATGATGAACCAATTCAACAG GTTGTTAAGCGGATTACAGATGGAGGGGCCGACTACTCATTTGAATGTATAGGAGACACAGGAATGATAACTGCTGCTCTACAGTCATGTTGCGAT GGATGGGGATTGACTGTTACCCTTGGTGTACCAAAAGTGAAACCAGAAATCACAGCTCACTATGCATTGTTTCTTACTGGGAGAACATTGAGGGGATCACTGTTTGGAGGGTGGAAACCAAAATCTGATCTTCCTTTATTGGTGGACATGTATTTAAGAAAG GAAATCCAGATTGATGAGTTTATCACACATAATCTGCCATTTGAAGAAATTAACAGAGCATTTGATCTCATGAGAGAAGGGAAGTGTTTGCGCTGTGTTATCCACATGCCAAAGTAG
- the LOC127795138 gene encoding alcohol dehydrogenase-like 6 isoform X2, with the protein MEEVEVSPAHPMEIRVKVVCTSLCRSDLTAWQSQAPTPIFPRIFGHEASGIVESVGEGVTEFEEGDHVLTLFTGECMRCRQCTSGKSNICQVLGLERRGLMHSDQGVRFSVKGRPIYHYCAVSSFSEYTVVHSGCAVKVSSIAPLDKICLLSCGVAAGLGAAWKVADVAGGSTVVIFGLGTVGLAVAQGAKLKGASRIIGVDTNPEKSEKAKLFGVTEFINPNLYDEPIQQVVKRITDGGADYSFECIGDTGMITAALQSCCDGWGLTVTLGVPKVKPEITAHYALFLTGRTLRGSLFGGWKPKSDLPLLVDMYLRKEIQIDEFITHNLPFEEINRAFDLMREGKCLRCVIHMPK; encoded by the exons ATGGAGGAGGTGGAAGTCAGCCCAGCTCACCCAATGGAGATACGAGTGAAGGTGGTTTGCACCTCCCTCTGTCGCAGTGATCTCACTGCTTGGCAATCtcag GCACCTACACCAATATTTCCTCGGATTTTTGGCCACGAAGCATCAGG GATCGTTGAGAGCGTTGGGGAAGGAGTGACTGAATTTGAAGAGGGAGATCATGTGCTTACACTATTTACAGGAGAATGCATGAGATGCAGACAGTGTACCTCAGGTAAAAGCAACATCTGCCAAGTACTGGGATTGGAAAGGAGAGGCTTAATGCACAGTGATCAAGGCGTGCGCTTCTCAGTAAAAGGGAGGCCCATCTATCATTATTGTGCAGTTTCAAGTTTCAGTGAGTATACAGTTGTGCATTCTGGATGTGCTGTCAAAGTCAGTTCAATTGCACCTCTGGACAAAATATGCCTTCTTAGCTGTGGGGTTGCTGCAG GTCTGGGTGCAGCGTGGAAGGTTGCTGATGTAGCTGGAGGTTCAACAGTTGTCATTTTCGGTCTTGGAACTGTTGGCCTTGCT gTTGCACAAGGTGCTAAACTAAAGGGAGCATCTAGAATAATTGGAGTGGATACTAATCCTGAAAAGAGTGAAAAAG CAAAGCTTTTCGGGGTAACAGAATTCATCAATCCAAATCTGTATGATGAACCAATTCAACAG GTTGTTAAGCGGATTACAGATGGAGGGGCCGACTACTCATTTGAATGTATAGGAGACACAGGAATGATAACTGCTGCTCTACAGTCATGTTGCGAT GGATGGGGATTGACTGTTACCCTTGGTGTACCAAAAGTGAAACCAGAAATCACAGCTCACTATGCATTGTTTCTTACTGGGAGAACATTGAGGGGATCACTGTTTGGAGGGTGGAAACCAAAATCTGATCTTCCTTTATTGGTGGACATGTATTTAAGAAAG GAAATCCAGATTGATGAGTTTATCACACATAATCTGCCATTTGAAGAAATTAACAGAGCATTTGATCTCATGAGAGAAGGGAAGTGTTTGCGCTGTGTTATCCACATGCCAAAGTAG